The nucleotide sequence TCGAGATCCGCCGCGCCATCCGCGAAGCCGAGACGATCGCGATCGCAGCGTTCGATCCCGCGGCGATCGAGGCCAGCCTCGCGCCGATCCCGCGCGGCGTGCGCATCATCAAGGAGATCTCCTGGCGCTGGCGCGAGATCGGCGCCGACGGGCGAATCTGCGACCTCATTGATTCGCAGCTCGCCTCGATCGAGGCCGCGTGTGGCCAGATGTCGACCATCGACCCCCGCGTCGAGCTCAAGGCCGCATTCGATCTGCTCAGGGATCGGGTCGAGCAGCTTGATGGCGACGGCGACACAGCGCCGCAAGCGGAGGCCCGTCCCGCGCCGGTGCAGGAAGCAGCGCCGCCCGCCGCCGAGGTTTCGCCTGCGGCGATGGTTAGCGAAACACCCGTGGCTTTTACGGAGACGCCACAGGACGTCGCCGAGGCTGGCGAGCCCGAAGCCGCTGTCGAAGCCGCAAGCACCACTGAAGCGTTCGCGATCGCCGAGCAGGCCATGGACGCCGCCGTCGAGCCCGTGGTTGCTGCGGAAAGCAACACTCCGCTCGAATCTGCCGCGCTTGAAGAGGTCGCTTTTGAGCCGGTCGCGGAGTCCGCCGCCTTGGCGGAGGTGACCGACGAATTCTCGCTCGATGCCGCCGCGGACGCCGAGGACGAAGCCATCCTCGAAGCCATCGCGATGGAGATGGCTGCGCCCGATCCGGAGTTCGACGAGATCGTCGCGCCGGCCGAAATGGAAGCGGCAACGCCGGAACCGATCGCCGCGGAAGTCGCAGCCCCGATTGCCGCCGAGATCCCGGAGCCGGTTGCAGCCGAGCCGGCCGCCACCGCGGTCACGCACGAGCCCGCCGAAGATGCGCCGATCGCGATGGACTCGCTCGCGCGCCTCACCGACGCCATCGCAGAAGCCGCCGCCGAAGTGATGGAGCAACCGGCCCCGGCCATCGCCGCCACGGCAGCCTACGGCGCGAGCCCGGCCACGACGCTGCCGATGCCCTCGCCCACCTTCTCGCCCGAGCCCTCGCTCGGCGCCACCATCCTCGCCAGCGGCATTTTGCAAAAACCCCGCGCGGCCGCGAACGATCCGATGGCTCCGATCCGCCGCATGACCCAAGCCGAGAAGATCGCGTTCTTCTCGTAAGCGGGCGCAGGTCCTCCACACCCTTCGCTCTCGTGTCCCGGACAAGCGAGGCGCAGATCCGGGATCCAGGAGCCACAGCCTCCTCAGCAATATGGGCCCCGGCTCGGCAGCGCCGCACCGTCAAAGAGACGCTGCGCTGCGTCCGGGGCACGCAAGTAAGATGCGGTGTCCACTCTCGCCGCGCCGTCATTGCGATGCCATCAGCTCCGTCATCCTGAGGCGCTCCTCATGGGACGCAGCGCGTCCCATGAGGAGCCTCGAAGGATGAACGGCCCCGATGCAGCCGGGCCGTCGCCCTTCGAGGCTCGCCGAAGAGGCGAGCGCCTTCAGGGTGACGGTGATGGAGCTGAGGACCTTGTCAGTGTAAGTAAGGGGCCCCGGGAGCCCATCGTCAAAATCATGTCCCCCACCGGAAACACCCTCACCCTCTGGCGCCCCGTCGGTCCGAAAGAGCTGGAGCTGATCCGGCAAGCCGATATGCGTGCGTTCCCGCCGCGCCTGCCGGACCAGCCGATCTTCTATCCGGTGCTGACCGAAGACTATGCCATCAAGATCGCGCGGGACTGGAATGTCCCGGCAAACGGCGCGGGCTTCGTCACGCGCTTTGAGGTCAAGCGCGAGTTCATCGCGAAGTACGACGTGCAGGAGGCCGGCGGCCGCGCGCATCTGGAGTACTGGATTCCGGCCGAAGACCTTGATGACTTCAATGCCGCGATCGTCGGCCAGATCGAGGTTATCAGCAGCTTCCCCTGACTGCCACGCGCTCGCTCGATCACCCGCAATTCCAGACCGGGCCGATCGGCGTGCGCGTCCAGCACGGCCCGAAGCTGCCGCCATTGTAGCGGCCGCCGCCAAAGCCTGGGCGGCCGAAATAGTGCCACTCGCCGTCCCAGCGGTAATACTGGGGAACGGGGTCGATGTACCAGTGGCGCCGGTCGGCGCGCGACATGCGACGCATCGCATCCTTCTGCTTGTAGAGCGGAATGCTGTTGCTCAGCGGCTGGCGATAGCCCGGCAGGAAGCCGTAGCCACGCCAGGCGGGCGCCGGCCGTTTCTTGATGGACTCCGCCGGCGCGGTGGCGGGCAGCAGCGACAGGATGATAGCGACGGCTAGACACAGGACTCGCGACATGCGCCGACCATAGACAGCCGGTGGCGCGATGACCATTCAAATTCGGGTGCAGAGTTCCTCGCAGCGGGGAATCCGACCGGCATCGCGCGATCAGCGTTTCCACGGCGAGCCACCGAAACCGATCGAAACAGCCCGTTGCATCAAGAAACTTTCCTGCCGCGATGTAACAAAACCCTCCACCAAACCGAACAAGCAATCGAGCGACAGGATTCTATCAAACAAGGCGAGGACGCATGATCGACGAAGTGATTGTCATTGGCGATTTGAAGCTGCGCGACGGCGTCTCCCTCGAAGAACACGACCGGCTGGGCGGGCGCATGTACGAGATCGTCAGCCGCCTGCCCGGCTTTCTGTCCGTCAAGTCGTTCAAGGCCGAGGACGGCGAGGAGCTCACCGTCTTCCGTTTTGCGTCGGAGGACGCGCTCGAAGCCTGGCGCACCCATCCCGATCATATCGAGACGATGAAGCGGGGACACGCCGAGTTCTACGCCAGCGGCTTCTTGCAGATCTGCAAGGTGATCCGCGAGGTCGGCCCGTTCGAGCACGCCTGACGCCGTTCCGCGTCCCCATTCTCCGGGCGCGCGAGCTTTCCGGGGCATGTGACGGACTATCCTCCCTATCGATCGCACACCATGGCAGGTTCCGAGCGTGATTTAGATCACGCAGCCACCCATGGTGATCGCGATCACGGACCAAAGGCTCGAACGCAGCCAAGCTTCCTCGCAACCAATCTCGCATCGAGATCAGTGCCAGAGGAGCACGCCATGTTCCGCCTAAAGCCTTTCCTGATGACGGCCAGCCTCGTGGGAAGCCTGTTCGGCTTCGCCTGCGGGCCCGTTTCCGCGCAAGTTGCCCCGGTCCAGCCGGCCCCCACCGCGTTGCAAGGCCCGGAGCAGCGGGTGGCGCTGGTGATCGGCAATGCGAACTACCGGAACGCGCCGCAACTTGCGAACCCCGACGATGACGCGCAATCGATGGCGCAGTTCCTGAACTCGGCCGGCTTCGAAGTGGTCGCCGCGACCGACCTGACCCAGAACGACATGCTGCGCGTGGTGCAGGACTTTTCCGCCAAGGTCGCTTCGCGCGGACCGAACACGGTGGCAATGGTGTATTACGCCGGTCACGGCGTGCAGCTCGCCGGCGAGAACTACCTCGTTCCCGTCGACGCCAAGGTGTCGAGCCCGACCGAGCTGGTCAACAACTCGGTGCGCCTGGTCGACGTGATGTCGACGCTGGAGACGATCCCGAGCCGCATGCGCATCGTCATCCTCGATGCCTGCCGCAACAACCCGTTCCCTGAGGTCAACGACGCCGGCCGCGGCCTCGCCATCGTCGATGCGCCGAACGGCTCCATCGTCGGCTATTCGACCGCGCCGGGCGCGGAAGCGCAGGACGGCACCAACGGCCACAGCCCCTATACGCAAGCCTTCCTGAACGTCGCGCGCGAGCCCAACTTGCCGATCGAGCAGCTGTTCAAGCGCGTGCGCCTCGAAGTCAACCAGACCACCAGCGGCGCGCAGATCCCGTGGGAGAGCTCGTCGCTCACGTCCGACTTCACCTTCTTCGGCGACACCGCTGTTGCCGCGAGCCGCGCGCCGGTGAACACACCGGTGGTGCAGATGGCTTCCAACCTGCCGAGCCGCTCGACCCGCCAGGCCTATGATTATGTCGTGTCCGAGGGCCGGCCGGAGTACTATCAGGAGTTCATCCAGATGTACCCGCACGACCCGCTGTGCGACCACGTCCGCTGGCTGCTCAACAACTTGCTGCTCACGCAGGCCTGGCACAAGGCGGTGCTCGCGAACTCGCCGCTCGGCTACAAGAGCTTCTACGACAGCTACGGCACCAGCCCCTATGCGCAAATGGCGCTGAAGCTCCAGGCGCAGCCGAAGCAGATTCCCCTGATGCAGGCGACCAAGTTCCTGGCCCCGCAGAACATCAACCCGACGTTCAAGATCGGCAATCTCGGCCAGCCCAAATACATGCCGCTGCAGCCGGGTCATGGTGGTGGCCAGATGAACGGCAACCTGCCGATCGTGCAGAAGCCGGGCGAAAACAACGGTATCGGCAAGCTCGGCAATGGCGGCCAGATCGCCAACCTGCCCGCAGGCAACAACCAGCCGAACGGCACGCCGTCGCAGACCCCGGGCAAGATCGTCACCCTGCCCGCGCCGACCAACACGACCAACACCAATGGCGGCAGCGGCAAGATCGTGACGCTGCCTGCGACCAATAACACCCAGAATGGCGGCAACGCCAACGGCAAGCCGGGCAAGATCGTGAGCATGCCGGTGAATGTCGGCAAGGGTGGCTCGACTATCGACGCCAAGCCGGTCGTTCAGACGCAGAACCATCCGATCCGCATCAACAACGGTGTGAACGTCAACAACAACCCGGTGAACAAGGTGCAGGTCCAGAACAATCGTCCGCAGTTGAACGCGGTGCCGAACCGCATGGTCAACAGCAACAACAACTTCCGCCAATCGATGAACCAGAGCCAGGGCAATGGCGGCGGCAACAATCACCGCGGCTTCATGCACTGATCGCGGCAAGAAGAAGGTGCGCTCCCTCCCCCGCTTGCGGGGGAGGGTTGGGGAGAGGGTTGCTTCCACAATGGGACAATCCCCAAGAGGAGAAAACCCTCACCCGGCACTGCGTGCCGACCTCTCCCGCAAGCGGGAAAGGTCGCACCGAGCAAGCCGGTAGTTCGATCCCCAAGATAGACAACACGCAAAAGGGGCAGAGCGGTAACGCTCTGCCCCTTTCTTCAGGTCATAAGATCAGAAAATCAGGCCACCAGCTCGGCAAACAAATCCGCATCGACATTGCCGCCGGACAGCACGATGACGACGTTCTTGCCGGTGACATCGAGACGTCCCGCCAGCAGCGCGGCAAGGCCCACCGCGCCGCCCGGCTCGACCACGAGCTTCAGCTCGCGATAGGCAAAGGCAACGGCGGCGCCGACTTCCTTGTCCGACGCCGTCACGCCGCGCGCGAGCAGCTTGCTGTTAATCGCAAAGGTCATCTCGCCTGGGATCAGGGCCATCAGCGCGTCGCAGATGGTGCGGCCCGCGGGCGGATGCGGCTCGCGATGGCCCGCGGTCAGCGAAATGCCGTGATCATCGAACGCTTCGGGCTCGGCCACCACGATCTCGGCGAGCGGATAGCGCGCCTTCACGGCGGTCGCGACGCCCGCGATCAGGCCGCCGCCGGAGGCCGGCGCCACCACGATGTCGGGGGCGAGGCCGAGGCTCGCCATGTCCTCCGCGATTTCGCGGCCGGCGGTGCCCTGCCCTGCGATCACGAAGGGATCGTCATAGGGCCTGACCAGCGTCGCACCGCGCTTCTCGGCGATGCCGCGCGAGATCGCCTCGCGGTCGTCGCGATCGCGGTCGTACAGCACGACCTCGGCGCCGTAGGATTTGGTGCGCTCGCGCTTGGACAGCGGCGCATCCGCGGGCATCACGATGGTCGCCTGCATGTCCAGGATCTTGGCCGCCGCCGCCACGCCCTGGGCGTGGTTGCCGGAAGAGAATGCGACCACGCCGCCGGCGCGCTTGTCCTGCGGGATCGAGAACACCTTGTTGAAGGCGCCGCGGAACTTGAACGAGCCGGTGCGCTGGAGCATCTCCGGCTTCAGGAACACTTTGGCACCGACGCGCTCGTTGAGCACGGGAAAGGACAACAGCGGGGTGCGAATGGCGTAGGGCGCGATCACGCGCGCTGCGGCATCGATGTCGGCGGGGCCGATCGGGAGGAGCTGTTCGGTCATGTCAGACCTTATCGCGGCCATTGAGCCGCGGGCAAGACACCTCCGCGCGAGGATTTTAGCCCTTCAGGCGACGAAGCGCGGCTGTTCCGCGCCGTTCCGGCCCGGCAGCACCGCGCCGACCGCCTCAATGCTGGCGACAAAGGCCCTCGCCGAGGCTTACCAGGTGTAGTTGGCGGCGAACTCGACGCAGTCCTGGCGGGAGATATCGAGCGCGGCGAAGCAGGCACTGCGCAGATCGTGGTCGAGCGCGCCGACCGGCGCGTTGCCGATCACGTCGCGGGGGCCCTTCACCGGGAACGCGGCCACCGGCAGGCCGCTTGCGAGCGCCTCTAACAGGACCAGGCCGAACGTGTCGGTCTTGCTCGGAAACACGAAGACGTCAGCGGCCGCATAGATCTCCGCCAGCGCCTCGCCCTGCTTCTCGCCGAGGAAGATCGCATCGGGATAGGCCTCTTCCAGCGCGGCCCGCGCCGGGCCGTCGCCGACGACGACCTTGGTGCCGGGCAGGTCGAGATCGAGGAACGCCTCGAGATTCTTCTCCACCGCGACGCGGCCGACCGACAGAAACACCGGCCCCGGCAGGCAGAGATCGATGGCGCGGGGGTGGAACAGCTGGGTATCGACGCCGCGCGGCCACAGCACGACATTGTCGAAGCCGCGCTCGGTCAGCTCGCGGGCCAGCGCCGGCGTCGCCGCCATCACGGCGCTGCTGGCGCTGTGGAAACGACGCAGCGCCCGCCAGATCAGCGAGCCCGGCACCGGCACGCGGGCGCGGACATATTCGGGAAAGCGGGTGTGGAAGCTGGTCGTGAACGGCAGCCTGCGCTGGCGGCAGTAGCGGCGGACCATCAGGCCGATCGGCCCCTCCGTCGCAATATGGATGCTGTCGGGGCGCGCCTCCGCGATCAGTTTCGCGATGCGCGCGGGCCGCGGCATGGCGAGCCGCACGTCGCGATAGCTCGGCATCGCGAAGGTGCGGAACGATTGCGGCGTCAGGAACGTGAACTCGACCCCAAGCCCGTTGGCGGCGTCGGCGAGCTTGGTCAACGTCCGAACCACACCGTTGACTTGCGGGTGCCAGGCGTCCGTCGCGACCAGGATGCGCATCAAGCGGACCTT is from Bradyrhizobium xenonodulans and encodes:
- a CDS encoding ADP-ribosylation/crystallin J1 is translated as MSPTGNTLTLWRPVGPKELELIRQADMRAFPPRLPDQPIFYPVLTEDYAIKIARDWNVPANGAGFVTRFEVKREFIAKYDVQEAGGRAHLEYWIPAEDLDDFNAAIVGQIEVISSFP
- a CDS encoding antibiotic biosynthesis monooxygenase family protein is translated as MIDEVIVIGDLKLRDGVSLEEHDRLGGRMYEIVSRLPGFLSVKSFKAEDGEELTVFRFASEDALEAWRTHPDHIETMKRGHAEFYASGFLQICKVIREVGPFEHA
- a CDS encoding caspase family protein; this encodes MFRLKPFLMTASLVGSLFGFACGPVSAQVAPVQPAPTALQGPEQRVALVIGNANYRNAPQLANPDDDAQSMAQFLNSAGFEVVAATDLTQNDMLRVVQDFSAKVASRGPNTVAMVYYAGHGVQLAGENYLVPVDAKVSSPTELVNNSVRLVDVMSTLETIPSRMRIVILDACRNNPFPEVNDAGRGLAIVDAPNGSIVGYSTAPGAEAQDGTNGHSPYTQAFLNVAREPNLPIEQLFKRVRLEVNQTTSGAQIPWESSSLTSDFTFFGDTAVAASRAPVNTPVVQMASNLPSRSTRQAYDYVVSEGRPEYYQEFIQMYPHDPLCDHVRWLLNNLLLTQAWHKAVLANSPLGYKSFYDSYGTSPYAQMALKLQAQPKQIPLMQATKFLAPQNINPTFKIGNLGQPKYMPLQPGHGGGQMNGNLPIVQKPGENNGIGKLGNGGQIANLPAGNNQPNGTPSQTPGKIVTLPAPTNTTNTNGGSGKIVTLPATNNTQNGGNANGKPGKIVSMPVNVGKGGSTIDAKPVVQTQNHPIRINNGVNVNNNPVNKVQVQNNRPQLNAVPNRMVNSNNNFRQSMNQSQGNGGGNNHRGFMH
- a CDS encoding threonine/serine dehydratase is translated as MTEQLLPIGPADIDAAARVIAPYAIRTPLLSFPVLNERVGAKVFLKPEMLQRTGSFKFRGAFNKVFSIPQDKRAGGVVAFSSGNHAQGVAAAAKILDMQATIVMPADAPLSKRERTKSYGAEVVLYDRDRDDREAISRGIAEKRGATLVRPYDDPFVIAGQGTAGREIAEDMASLGLAPDIVVAPASGGGLIAGVATAVKARYPLAEIVVAEPEAFDDHGISLTAGHREPHPPAGRTICDALMALIPGEMTFAINSKLLARGVTASDKEVGAAVAFAYRELKLVVEPGGAVGLAALLAGRLDVTGKNVVIVLSGGNVDADLFAELVA